Below is a window of Pseudophryne corroboree isolate aPseCor3 chromosome 3 unlocalized genomic scaffold, aPseCor3.hap2 SUPER_3_unloc_29, whole genome shotgun sequence DNA.
gatacaagtgcatgtacgacatcaggtagatcttctgagcggattaagtgctggagtctggctatggtccacatatGAGGATCTGATTCTGGCTGATACCGGATGTCTAatggtgtcactccaccatccaggacactaatattctgcacatgaccagcattttgtaattctgaacccccaagcgtaagtctggctggtagcaaagctgagctgtagccctgccctttgttggtgagcttctatcataaggacctgtttcaccaggactgagtcacagcgaactggcatcacccacacctggagctcagctagacatttaggattggtactgggttctcagtacccagagcaaaagacaggtcatctgcatagcagtggtagatgagggcatgacacctgattatttcacacTGTGGTAACATGTGTATTGCAAAAAGTATAGGAGAgatgataagaaccttgaagaacacatggcaatgataagtatactccagaagattaaaatggcttctcacctgtgtgtcttctctggtgtgtaacaagttgtgatttctgtgtaaaacatttcccacactcagaacattgaaatggcttctcacctgtgtgatttctgtgatgtataacaagagctgagttgtctgcaaaacatttcccacactcagaacatggaaatggcttctcacctgtgtgacttctgtgatgtataacaagagctgatttgtgtgcaaaacctttcccacactcagagcatggaaatggattctcacctgtgtgactttgctgatgtctaacaagatgtgatttctgtgtaaaacatttcccacactcagagcaaaaaaatggcttctcacctgtgtgacttctgtgatgtataacaagatctgatttgtgtgcaaaacatttctcacactcagaacatggaaatggcttctcacctgtgtgacttctctgatgtttaacaagttgtgatttccgtgtaaaacatttcccacactcagtgcaagaaattggattctcacccgtgtgacttctgttatgactaacaagacctgatttgtgtgcaaaacatttcccacactcaggacatggaaatggcctctcacctgtgtgacttcgctgatgtctaacaagttctgatttctgggcaaaacatttcccacactcagagcaagaaaatggcttctcacctgtgtgacttcgctgatgtctaacaagttctgatttccgggcaaaacatttcccacactcagagcaagaaaatggcttctcacctgtgtgacttcgctgatgtctaacaagttctgatttccgggcaaaacatttcccacactcagagcaagaaaatgccttctcacctgtgtgacttttgttatgactaaccagatctgatttgtgtgtaaaacatttcccacactcatgacatggaaatggcttctcagctgtgtgactttgctgatgtgcaaaaagatgtgatttctgtgcaaaacattttccagtcagaacatggaaatggcctctcacctgtgtgaattctttgatgtctagcaagttgtgatttctgtgcaaaatatttcccacactcagaacatggaaatggtgatgtacctgtgtgacttctcttatgtgcatcaagagttgatttgtatgtaaaacatttcccacactcagaacaggaatatggtttctcacctgtatgtattctcttatgtattacaagaagtgatttgtatgtaaaacatttcccacactcagaacatggaaatggagtctcacctgtgtgacttcgctgatgtttaacaagttgtgatttccgggtgaaacatttcccgcactcagaacatggaaatggcttttcaccagtgtgatttcgctgatgtgtaacaagatgtgatttcagtgtaaaacatttcccacactcagaacatggtaataggttctcacctgtgtgacgtctctgatgtgtaacaagatgtgatttctctgtaaaacatttcccacactcagaacatggaaatggcttctgacCTTTGTGTCTGCACTGATGTGAAACAAGTTGTGATttgcaggtaaaacatttcccacagtcagaacatatcagtggcctctcacctgccttagctgcctgatgggtaataagctttgtgttctgtgtaaaacatttggcatctatagaacagggaaacactgtatctactctcagagctgtaacagatgcaccaatatcagagtgatcaggagaacatttcccaggatcagagggatcagctgatagagctggatataTAATTGGGGTAATtggattatctcctggagaatcctgtctactgtcatcttttatgtcacaatccggggataacattagatgtccttctgagatattcctgcttgtgtgtccatctgctggaaataaaatacattatgggaaTGTGACATttgctgtaacaatattaatcttgtaaacaataggagaaaatTACATTCTGGGACACTTAATAGTAAATgtgtgtattaaaacacaacatttaatgaaggctttataataatgtctcctaacgttactcctggaagcattggtaaggtagcattcctttatgtgtgtgctcatacgctggtaaacctgtatatgtgttactcacccttatataaggtatattgctacagcagagaaggtgtggaacaaggtactttacatgcaatacaccatataatacactgcaatcatcatcatcatctgctaggttacaaTACACTGTTACACCCCCATAATCAGTGTATTACCTCTATATTCTcagtagtaataaggatgatgtgtgcacggtaagtatgatacagagaattacatatcacaatctatacagctgccaccatacttctgcttctcatacgtgtgctactggcagcagtgaagatctgagtgagagtgcagggaagacagcagagtctgatgagagagagattggatctgcctttggagggatgtaccacacctgtcacccctgttattatataaaataataaataagaggggcgtggactatccagacgtgctttctggagctctcctcactaagtggtttcttatctaccctacctaatagctctcagccgccgctgggaccaagacccaatctatcaagtcccccactcctcctgccctaaagccgctcactcGGCTCAGTCTgggcaccgttcactgctgcagcctagtgacgcagctgaagccacgggctgtattctggggctacgtgtgcccagtctttcctgcacgctccagagacctgacttggaggcgcttttgcctcaggtgggagcacttgctcttctgctactgctggggacagaacgggctgcgcacagtcaccggagcccggcagtgtattggaaagtgaggtgatgatcaagcactcttgctctTTCTCCAAATTCCACTAGCTGATCTGCTAAGATATCCGTGTCGAACCCCCTACCCCGGAGACGTTGGACCTCTGAccctgctaggtatgaaacatAGCTGCTGCTAGgagagggtggggcttgtggggctcaccggttctgtacgaatGTCCACTGGTAGGCCACCATCTTCAATGCCAACGCCCTTAGCACTCTACCTCCGCCCAGAGGGACATCTCCAAGCTCACAAGTGCCGCCCTCATGATGCTTCTggatgcgttgaaagggatatccacacccttctcctgatacacgatctacagatcgtccttagacattccgctgaaatccaccatcttgtgctttctcctgcgctgcagttactcctctattaacttggcttctccaatcaggtgaccgaaaagccacctaggattatcccaccgctatgccagcaatttctgtgaccggatgGTTCTCTATGAAAGCCCTCGCCCTGCCTCGTGTcccgccccagtcacagaatggatgtttaggtcacaggggatctggccaattaggggattcccacttactgtcagtaaccgcctactactgacaccacccactgcgcagtgggcgggtactacacTGTTACCACTAGACTCCTTGTTGCCATggagtctggaaccatggtactgctctgtatgcatcgacacgctatccacacctgtgtggtgttgacgaatcactAGTGGCTGGACTAGGACTCTGCACGGTAGCTggcgggaggcggagcttggagacgctgagtgcaccctggacagccAGAAAACAGAACTATGTTTGGTATAGCTCTGCAGATCACAAGATGAAGctgtcgtcttgaggcagatgtttattcacccagtcttaaaaaagacttccctattgctaggggcaacaataatacagcaagatgtttacagcagagtgaaaatggtataatacctctGGATGCTCATAGGCCTGCTCTTTTTATCTTACTCTAATatacataccacagggggtaagtccaccaTGCTATTCTCAACCATTGTTTAtccatgtgatgtgcatgccttggccacatgcacagctaccattgtcctctatggacggtggggagtagtcactctcctttgaccgtcccatcctggagggttagtatccgccctggtgacgctcagtctaggctgggggaagttttcccatctaaactacttccaggaatctgcccgggtacccagctcaccatctgcagcctaaaattgggctccagagatgggcagcctagaaccccggtcagggtttcctgcccaccgacggtgatccctatggagctccagaaaaccaatcagcttgttttaaagctgagctgctcctctttctccccatgatacttccatgtgggaggctagagaggaaggcattccattttgggggaaagtactgggggaatccaacagcctacaccaggcatgtccaaactgctgccctccagctgctgtgaaactacatatcccagcatgccctgacacagttttgctgtcagagaattctaaagctgtgtcagggcatgctgggatgtgtagtttctcaacagctggagggcagcagtttggacatgcctggcctacacagttatggattcccccctcctggaacacacaaccaagtgcatttcactttaaatacaactcaaatacactatacacattgttgcttaaatatacactgagcctgtgtcctacacaggctccacatacccaggcactgcagtgcctcaccatactaatatatatatattatataaatatataaatacacagaagtatctttatcttgcgccaactcagaagcggcacactgggagaggtctttgttggaaaacctcaaacacatgcagAGAAAacataaattcccaagtgcgctaatagtGAAAATGTAGTTACACAAATCTTCCAGCGGTTAATTCGTCGgaaaatgtagactggaggatatttagatctggggacctgtaacagacacccctcaccaaaaagtcacccaaacaagaggccaacaggccaattaataaaaagttttttttaataacatatatttgaacatatgaattttggtacacaattcaagatataaaattgtatcaataaaacacagccacaaccaacatgtttttcaaggtgcgagctcgaagggagtatcttcacaaactagggtgtgattttctgactgacaaacccaacgtgtttcgtctgatcgacttcatcaggggtaacacatATAGGGAAAAGGATGAATTTCACTTGATAAATTCTTATGGCAGATCGTAACCTCTAAATAGGGATTAATCAAATTCTCCTTTATTAGAATTTAATGGGTACAGCTCCTATATTCGTGCTTCTAACTGGAGCTTAAGTGGTTATCCTTTATGTATATAAAATCTATAGAATAGTGTTTTTGTAAACACTGCCTTAAAACTAATCAAAATTCCTCCAGGGCCGTCTAAAAAAAATTCTTAATCATAGTCCATTGGGACTGTCAGCAACCATATGTTGGCGTTTTTGCAGACTAAAATGTGGTCTTCTACTCTTATGGTGAAAATTATTTCTGGTTTCAATGTTGACTCACGTTTGGCTGTGTTTCCAAACACAGCCAAACCTTCTCCAGGGATCTATTCCTTGAGACTTATTGAGGAAGTTGCATCTCTTTTACCCTTGTGATTACCAAACCAGCCATATAAGCTTTGAATTTTACGTGAGTCAACATTGAAACCAGAAAACAAAAACACTATTCTATAGATTTTAtagagctcgcaccttgaaaaaggtgagggagtatctagaatccatcctacaaacatgttggttgtggctgtgttttattgatacaattttatatcttgaattgtgtaccaaaattcatatgttcaaatatatgttattaaaaaaaactttttattaattggcctgttggcctcttgtttgggtgactttttggtgaggggtgtctgttacaggtccccagatctaaatatcctccagtctacattttcCGACGAATTAACCGCTGGAAGATTTGTGTAACTACATTTTCactattagcgcacttgggaatttatgttctctctctctctctatatatatatatatatatatatatatagcatcacaTGTCCATCCCGCAACAAAGTCACTAgtatagacaggaccagcacactgtagtctAGTCAAAATGCAGTATTTACTCCATATGTGTGAATAAAGATACATGGCTCAGCATATACTCATCgttagcaagcacagggaaacacaataGACCTCCCgaacagccgttttcggacttaatccatcatcaggggaacagtcatcaaaagtgccatagtgccttgtgcaaaaaatgcctgtataaagtgccaaaaccaagctcacttgtgtgctctatttaagcaCACCTACTGGTGCTTACCTGCCGCACCTGTgatctccaaacccccccccccccccgatgatcGTATCCACCACCCTGCCTGTCTGGGTCCCCCGCCGTTGGAACgcagtggtgcaatgtgaattggtactatgatgtggccacgccccttctccacaaaGCGATGCCCCTACATTTTTGATGGGCGCACACTGACTTTGCTTTacaatatgggagggggagcaccaattcactttctgccaaattgtctagttccatctctggtgcagagtgtccggaatagctacacagcccagcagcactgtcaccccctccctcccccttgcagcactgtcaccccccctccctcccccctcgcagcacttttgtagtgtccaaatcaaggctgagtttttatatttaaatcattaataagaaccttaattccgatggaacccagaaaagcacaggtaggaccccaattttgaaaagtgaggggtccctgggacccacttttttttgggatcATCGCGATCACTCCCTGgagtgctgaggtgccgggagcatagctcccagACCCCAGCGCCCTACGATCCCCCGTGAGTGGCGCACGCTCCTGCAGCTTGGGGCGCTCGTACCGGCTGCCGTGGCTAGCCACCTCTGTAGTGCTCCGCTCACAACGGCACACACAGCGCTGCCGCAGGAGCTGATCTCCTGGCTGCAGTGGTTCCGCTCTTCCCCGGCACACCGGGGGGGGTTCCCTCACTGCCGCGGTAGCCGGAGAGGTCCATACATTTTAAAGATGTCACCTAGCGCCAGTATTCaccaccgttcaaaagtttggggtcacccagacaatttcgtgttttccatgaaaactcagttatttatcaaatgagttgcacAATGAACAGAACATATAGTCAGGACATTGCCAGggctagaaataatgatttttatttgaaataataattttctccttcagactttgctttcgtcaaagaatgctccctctgcagcaattacagcattgcagacctttggcgTTCTAGCTGTTCATTTGTTGAGGtatctgaagaaatttcaccccacgcttcctgaagctcctcccacaagttggattggcttgatgggcacttcttgcatatcatacggtcaagctgctcccacaacagctcagtggggttgagatctggtgactgcgctggccactccgttacagacagaataccagctgccggcttcttccataaataggtcttgtataatttggaggtgtgctttgggtcattgtcctgttgtaggaggaaTTCCCTTTTACCTtttacaaatctcccactttaccagcaccaaagcagctccagaccatcacattacctccaccatgcttgacagatgacgtcaggcactcttccagcatcttttcacttgttccgagtctcacaaatgttcttctgtgtgatccaaacacctcaaacttcgattcatctgtccataacacttttctCCAATcatcctctgtccaatgtctgtgttatTTGGCCCAtatgaatcttttccttttattggcgttttctttgccactctgcctagaaggccagcatcccggagtcgcctcttcactgtagacgttgacactggcgttttgcgggtaccatttaatgaagctgccagttgaggacctgtgaggcatctatttctcaaactagagactctaatgtacttgtcttcttgctcagttgtgcaccagggcctcccacttctccttctgctctggttagagcctgtttgtgctgttctctgaaggggttatgaaccacaggtagtggttcattcctgttttccgtattttatgtttatagttgtcttgcaggccaggatttcccgttgctctggtttaagaagattcttgtttgctgccagtggtgagtctgtgtaattgcagctcgttcccatgtgttcagcctcacctgtctgttgattgcacctctcagttgtgcagcagggcagctgcacgacataattaattaagactctatgTTATAttttggctcagtgcaattcacagatgctggtgatatttccagggttccagagttctgagctagtccctgccagttcctgagctcctgtctagcagtgtctgtctagctgcttccagtgtcagttcctgagtgtcagttcctgtgtctgattccgtgtcctgccatgaagcattcctgtccagaagtcctgtggctttgtctgtgcctggtcgaatatctggcttcttgttgtCCACCAGTCTGTCGTTTGGGACTCTGCCTgttctccagttctgagagtctgtgtcggctacattgggggttcctgtccgtttgccagtatttgtaacggttccgtgagtagcggctttgctgcatccgtcggcctaggccgcagtattctttagttatatttagttactggtgttttgcagagggttctgcttatgctgtcaccgccggtatgcAAAAGTATTGTGTCGTCGTGTGGAcaacatttcctttgttgttcttttcctttggcggcgtgccgcacatatatttagttttagggtagttagtagcccctagctttctgttttagttagaggtccgctTTTTATTATCCTGTCTCTATTCACGCCTTGTTTCACaccaagacctgggggcatcggagttgggcagacataattcgcccttcaaatgcggctgccatgggcccaagaacccATAgttactcaggcgtgaactgaccacaagggtaaaacaacggaggtagggtgctagtggctatttccacaccacaccttatttcaacgtcacgttctggtgctcaggactcactacgcaacatctcccttgttctgagcaccaggaacctaacattatcaccagccataccacaaaaaagaaagaaaaaaaaactttttttggcccagtccagtgtctagtctagaatccagtcttgtcaaaaatccagtcctgtctaaaactcagtgtgcagaatccagtccggtgtttagaatccagtcctgtctaaaactctgtgcagaatccagtccggtgtttagaatccagtcctgtctaaaactcagtgtgcagaatccagtccggtgtttaaaaatccagcccagtcttgtcttgtttaAAAGTCCAGTCTAATCTTGTCTTAcaatcttgtctagtttgaaatcctcctatgcaagccctgcaagcatctctcagccctgaactctgctttcagtgctttgaaccctgagtggctggaagttttgcagcaatccttaaggcAACTGCAAACCTTCTGACCAaatttttgcttattttgccagaagttgttgagagttcatcctataaagagactcttgctcacagtatggtgacaagtgaatcctcaggtttaattaaagagaaaaggtttaaaagttttccacGGCCCAGGCTAGTCTAGAATCCAGCCCTGTctaaaactcagtgtgcagaatcaagtccgctgtttaaaaatccagtcttgtctagtttaaaagtcTAGTCTTGTCGTGTCTAACAACAATCGTGTCTAACAACAATCGTGTCTAACaacaatcgtgtctagtcttgtcttttttgaaatcctcctatgcctactatgcaagcatcgctctcagccctgaactctgctttcagtgctttgaaacctgagcggctggaagttttgcagcaatccttaaggcAACTGCAAAAccatctgaccaaaattttgcttactttgccagaagttgttgagagttcatcctataaagagactcttgctcacagtatggtgacaagtgaatcatcAGGTTTagttaaagagaaaaggtttaaaagttttccgcggcccaggctctcagaataggagcgtctgcatcgcagaatcttagatttatgcctatattgtgggggtttaggccactatttgcagacctgtgagttgagcaagccaaagtgtggcgacaagtcatgccctctggccaagttgagtcaggatacatgaCCTACTCCTGTCAACTGTGGCAGAGgtgcttgtcacacaacccacactaaaaagctctctgtcctataattggggtttttgggctagggagccccattatagattcaggaaccaaaggagaatgtttctctcctctcttgattttcctgtggaagcagagttgcaaacccctggagccgggcccgatgcccagagtcctggagccgtgcccaatgcccagagtcctggagccgtgcccaatgcccagagtcctggagccgtgcccaatgcccagagtcctggagccgtgcccaatgcccagagtcctggagccgtgcccggtgcccagagtcctggagccgtgcccggtgcccagagtcctggagccgtgcccggtgcccagagtcctggagccgtgcccggtgcccag
It encodes the following:
- the LOC134983911 gene encoding oocyte zinc finger protein XlCOF8.4-like isoform X1 is translated as MRHIDQKILELPNKIIQLLTGEEGEYIEEHRGLYKDVMMENHRSLTSLDGPSNRDTPERCPRPLYSQDCTEENTRTPQEDQVERLSDIKTEDIEGEEETYVTDIKAEDIEGEEMYVTAIKAEDTEVEEETYVNDIKAEDTEVEEETYVNDIKAEDIEGEEETYVTDIKAEDIEGEEETYVTDIKAEDIEGEEETYVTDMKAEDIEGEEETYVRDDQQCKEEEIPTDISTADGHTSRNISEGHLMLSPDCDIKDDSRQDSPGDNPITPIIYPALSADPSDPGKCSPDHSDIGASVTALRVDTVFPCSIDAKCFTQNTKLITHQAAKAGERPLICSDCGKCFTCKSQLVSHQCRHKGQKPFPCSECGKCFTEKSHLVTHQRRHTGENLLPCSECGKCFTLKSHLVTHQRNHTGEKPFPCSECGKCFTRKSQLVKHQRSHTGETPFPCSECGKCFTYKSLLVIHKRIHTGEKPYSCSECGKCFTYKSTLDAHKRSHTGTSPFPCSECGKYFAQKSQLARHQRIHTGERPFPCSDWKMFCTEITSFCTSAKSHS
- the LOC134983911 gene encoding oocyte zinc finger protein XlCOF8.4-like isoform X2, with the protein product MRHIDQKILELPNKIIQLLTGEEGEYIEEHRGLYKDVMMENHRSLTSLDGPSNRDTPERCPRPLYSQDCTEENTRTPQEDQVERLSDIKTEDIEGEEETYVTDIKAEDIEGEEMYVTAIKAEDTEVEEETYVNDIKAEDTEVEEETYVNDIKAEDIEGEEETYVTDIKAEDIEGEEETYVTDIKAEDIEGEEETYVTDMKAEDIEGEEETYVRDDQQCKEEEIPTDISTDGHTSRNISEGHLMLSPDCDIKDDSRQDSPGDNPITPIIYPALSADPSDPGKCSPDHSDIGASVTALRVDTVFPCSIDAKCFTQNTKLITHQAAKAGERPLICSDCGKCFTCKSQLVSHQCRHKGQKPFPCSECGKCFTEKSHLVTHQRRHTGENLLPCSECGKCFTLKSHLVTHQRNHTGEKPFPCSECGKCFTRKSQLVKHQRSHTGETPFPCSECGKCFTYKSLLVIHKRIHTGEKPYSCSECGKCFTYKSTLDAHKRSHTGTSPFPCSECGKYFAQKSQLARHQRIHTGERPFPCSDWKMFCTEITSFCTSAKSHS